In Rattus norvegicus strain BN/NHsdMcwi chromosome 1, GRCr8, whole genome shotgun sequence, a genomic segment contains:
- the Snurf gene encoding SNRPN upstream reading frame protein, with translation MERGRDRLHLRRTTEQHVPEIEVQVKRRRTASLSNQECHLYPRRSQQQQIPVVDFQAELRQAFLAETPRGG, from the exons ATGGAgcgaggaag GGATCGTTTACACTTGAGAAGAACTACTGAACAGCACGTGCCAGAGATTGAGGTCCAGGTCAAACGTAGAAGGACAGCCTCACTGAGCAACCAAGA GTGTCACTTGTACCCAAGGCGTTCTCAGCAACAGCAAATTCCTGTGGTGGATTTCCAGGCAGAACTGAGACAGGCGTTCTTAGCTGAGACACCAAGAGGTGGTTAA